From the Companilactobacillus ginsenosidimutans genome, the window GTTTCCAAGACGCCCTCATGATTGTTATCTAAAGTTGTGATACGGTCCGCAGAATTCTTGGTGATATCTGTTGCATTTTTCATTGCGTATCCGATACCTGATTCTTTTAACATTTCATTATCATTGCTATTATCACCGAAAACAACCATATCCTCAAGTGCAATATTATCGAAACTAGCAACTTTCTCAAGCCCAACACTCTTATTTATTTCATAAGAAATAACATCAATACTACCGAAACCACTGGCGGTAGCATGAATCTCACCTTTGAATTTATCATTTAGATAATCTTCAACTTCTTGGAGCTGGTCATTGTTCAAACTGATATTAACTTTGAAAATGTTGTCATCAATTGAATTAATGTCATCATATGGTTGAAAGTTAGAAATGTAATATTTATCAATCGTATTTAAAAAATTACGGTCAACATAAGTGGCCTTCTCACCTGAAAAAATGAATGCCTGTAAATTATCACCCAGTGTTTGAAGACTATCAATAATTTCACTAATAGTTGAATCTTTCAGATATGATGCAAAAACTTCTTTCCCATCAGCCTCAATATGGGCGCCATTCTCCGCAATAAATGCATCCACTGGAGAATACTTCACTACCTTTTGAAGATGTCCCAAATAATTCCCACTTGCAATAGCAAACTTAACATCCTTCTTGTGCAGCATTTCGAGTTGCTTGTTGAATCTCTCATGATTGTATTGATGATCATCATCAAAGAATGTTCCGTCAATATCCGTAGCGATAAGTTTAATCATTTTAATGTTGCCTCATTTTATATGTTTTTCTCACTCCTTCTATAATACTAGATTCACATTACTTTTAAAAATTTAAAATATTATCAAAAAAAAAGATATCTCGAATTCGAGATATCTTAATTCTTATTACTTATCTTCACCTTTACGACTGAAGTTGCTAATATCTGCAGAAACAGAATCAACAAACATTCCGACGTACTCTGATGC encodes:
- a CDS encoding Cof-type HAD-IIB family hydrolase, producing MIKLIATDIDGTFFDDDHQYNHERFNKQLEMLHKKDVKFAIASGNYLGHLQKVVKYSPVDAFIAENGAHIEADGKEVFASYLKDSTISEIIDSLQTLGDNLQAFIFSGEKATYVDRNFLNTIDKYYISNFQPYDDINSIDDNIFKVNISLNNDQLQEVEDYLNDKFKGEIHATASGFGSIDVISYEINKSVGLEKVASFDNIALEDMVVFGDNSNDNEMLKESGIGYAMKNATDITKNSADRITTLDNNHEGVLETIDELFGWNTK